One Ananas comosus cultivar F153 linkage group 1, ASM154086v1, whole genome shotgun sequence DNA window includes the following coding sequences:
- the LOC109722712 gene encoding protein SYS1 homolog — protein MFYGAMVWDPWLIVSQIVCLQCLYYLTLGLFLAILVGTRVSRLGLVYFFDFSTLNPSTVTGWCAIVSFLLTSIAGAGFLLYLVERAKKCLDFAATLYIIHLFICIIYGGWPSSITWWVVNLSSLALMSLLGEWLCIRRELREIPITRLRANV, from the exons ATGTTCTATGGGGCGATGGTATGGGATCCATGGCTCATTGTGTCGCAGATCGTGTGTCTACAGTGCTTGTACTATCTCACCCTGGGGTTGTTCCTCGCGATCCTCGTGGGGACTCGCGTGTCGCGGTTGGGCCTCGTGTACTTCTTCGATTTCTCAACGCTCAACCCTTCCACTGTCACCGGTTGGTGCGCGATCGTTTCGTTTCTACTCACCTCAATTGCGGG AGCTGGATTCTTGCTCTATTTAGTTGAGAGAGCCAAAAAGTGCTTGGATTTTGCAGCCACCCTTTACATCATCCATCTCTTTATATGCATAATATATGGAGGTTGGCCGTCCTCCATAACATGGTGGGTTGTTAATCTTTCCAGCTTGGCTTTGATGTCTTTGCTTGGAGAATGGCTCTGCATTAGACGTGAATTGCGAGAAATCCCTATAACACGACTTCGTGCAA ATGTTTGA
- the LOC109709297 gene encoding phosphatidylinositol 4-kinase gamma 4-like — protein sequence MSSAGATLNPVGEDLFLFPFNSNDARSPHRSLDSIMIYLSIPGLSVIPMRVSESDSIASVKLRVQTCKGFVVKKQKLVFDGRELARNDCLIRDYGVSDGNLLHLVIRVSDLRVITVKTVCGKKFKFHVERGRTVAYVKKEITKKSKEVLNFDDQKLIFDGEELDDQRLIHDICKNNDAVIHLLVRRSAKVRSKPVDKEFELSIIAPDVHVTRKPPIRDVWIEPFIVNPKVELPPVIKNLITATLAGLENGNPPILSSEGTGGAYFMQDVLGHKYIAVFKPIDEEPMAENNPRGLPLSANGEGLKRGTQVGEGAIREVAAYVLDHPIGGKKSLSGLDFGFSGVPPTAMVKCLHRAFNHPPGFDANEAKKDFKIGSLQMFVKNNGSCEDMGPRAFPVQEVHKICVLDIRLANTDRHAGNILFCSEGGEEGRPVLIPIDHGYCLPENFEDCTFEWLYWPQSRQPFNSETIDYIKSLNAEEDIELLRFYGWDLSHNCARTLRITTMLLKKGVERGLTPYDIGSILCRETIKKESKIEEILKEANEAAFLGFSEASFMETISEIMDRHLDELAI from the exons ATGTCGTCGGCTGGAGCCACTCTCAACCCTGTTGGGGAAGATCTTTTCCTCTTTCCCTTCAATTCGAACGATGCTCGATCGCCACATCGCTCTCTGGATTCAATCATGATATACCTTTCGATCCCGGGCCTATCGGTGATTCCGATGCGGGTCTCGGAATCCGATTCAATTGCTTCGGTCAAACTTCGGGTTCAGACCTGCAAGGGCTTTGTGGTGAAGAAGCAGAAGCTGGTCTTCGACGGCCGTGAGCTGGCCCGCAATGACTGCTTAATCCGGGACTACGGCGTGTCTGACGGTAATCTCCTCCACCTTGTTATCCGCGTCTCCGATCTCCGAGTAATCACCGTGAAAACCGTCTGTGGGAAGAAGTTCAAGTTCCATGTCGAGCGAGGCCGGACTGTTGCTTACGTGAAGAAAGAAATCACAAAGAAAAGCAAAGAGGTTCTCAATTTTGACGATCAGAAGCTCATTTTCGATGGCGAGGAGCTCGATGATCAGCGGTTGATTCACGATATATGCAAGAACAATGATGCTGTAATACACTTGCTGGTGAGGAGATCAGCGAAGGTCAGGAGCAAGCCTGTGGATAAGGAATTTGAGCTCTCGATTATAGCACCAGATGTACATGTTACTAGGAAACCACCGATTAGAGATGTTTGGATCGAGCCGTTCATTGTTAATCCGAAGGTCGAATTGCCTCCAGTAATTAAAAATCTCATTACCGCCACTCTTGCTGGATTGGAGAATGGGAACCCGCCAATCTTGTCGTCGGAAGGTACAGGAGGGGCGTACTTTATGCAAGATGTATTGGGCCACAAGTACATCGCCGTGTTTAAGCCGATCGACGAGGAACCGATGGCTGAGAACAACCCGCGAGGGCTGCCGCTCTCGGCAAACGGAGAGGGATTGAAGAGAGGGACGCAGGTCGGCGAAGGTGCAATTCGGGAAGTCGCGGCATACGTTCTCGACCATCCAATAGGCGGGAAGAAGTCACTTTCTGGACTTGACTTCGGCTTTTCCGGAGTTCCTCCTACAGCTATGGTGAAATGCTTGCACAGAGCTTTTAATCATCCTCCAGGGTTTGATGCGAATGAAGCAAAGAAGGATTTCAAGATCGGGTCTTTGCAGATGTTTGTGAAGAACAATGGGAGCTGTGAGGATATGGGGCCGAGGGCGTTTCCCGTACAGGAGGTGCACAAGATCTGCGTGTTGGATATACGGTTGGCGAATACAGATAGGCATGCTGGGAATATATTATTTTGcagcgagggaggagaggaaggaaggCCGGTGCTTATTCCTATTGATCATGGATATTGCCTGCCTGAGAAT TTTGAAGATTGCACCTTTGAGTGGCTCTACTGGCCGCAGTCCCGCCAACCCTTCAACTCTGAAACCAtcgactacataaaatcactAAACGCCGAGGAGGACATTGAGCTTCTCAGATTTTATGGTTGGGACCTCTCTCATAACTGTGCTCGCACTCTCCGCATAACCACCATGCTTCTTAAGAAGGGCGTCGAGAGAGGACTAACTCCGTATGATATAGGAAGCATTTTGTGCAGAGAGACCATCAAGAAAGAATCCAAAATCGAAGAGATTCTGAAAGAAGCAAACGAAGCTGCTTTTCTGGGATTCAGCGAAGCTTCATTCATGGAAACCATTTCAGAAATCATGGATCGCCATCTTGATGAACTCGCTATATAG
- the LOC109708413 gene encoding serine/threonine protein phosphatase 2A 55 kDa regulatory subunit B beta isoform-like yields MNSDTLYSSGNCSVASSSTASPPVYLPNGGRLERQYNYISNDLSFPPEGFPSLRFTTVASQQKSLIAQCRRVYANSHDYNIHSISNNSDGETFISADDLRINLWNLEMCNQGFNIVDAKPANMEHLSEVITCAEFHPTHCNILAYSSSNGSIRLIDMRQSALCDKHSQLFVGQKSPALWSPFTGIISSISDIKFEKNGRHILSRDYMTVKLWDINMDSGPVATFSVHEYLRPMLPHLYASEWIFDKFNCCISGDGLRIATGSYCNQFRVFSCAGENCEETTLEASTNPMRSRVGNPPGPLRWLSDSTHVVQPGLESPGADTSENSYENSYEDSHDFSNKLLHLAWHPTDNIIACAAASSLYMFSA; encoded by the exons ATGAATTCAGATACTTTATATTCGAGTGGAAATTGTAGTGTTGCTAGCTCTAGTACAGCTAGTCCGCCTGTATATCTTCCAAATGGAGGGCGTTTAGAAAGGCAGTACAATTATATAAGTAATGACCTTTCATTCCCGCCTGAAGGGTTTCCATCGCTTCGTTTTACTACG GTAGCAAGCCAACAAAAAAGTCTTATTGCTCAATGCAGAAGAGTATATGCTAACTCACATGATTATAACATCCATTCGATTTCAAATAACAG TGATGGTGAGACTTTTATATCAGCTGATGATTTACGGATAAATCTTTGGAACTTGGAAATGTGCAATCAGGGTTTTAATATTGTTGATGCAAAGCCTGCCAATATGGAGCATCTTTCTG AGGTGATAACATGTGCCGAGTTTCATCCTACTCATTGCAATATTTTGGCATACAGCAGCTCAAACGGCTCAATACGACTTATTGATATGAGGCAATCAGCTTTATGTGATAAGCATTCCCAACT GTTTGTGGGGCAAAAGTCGCCAGCTTTATGGTCCCCTTTTACTGGGATTATTTCTTCAATTTCAGACATTAAGTTTGAAAAGAATGGAAGGCATATCTTAAGTCGTGATTACATGACTGTTAAG CTCTGGGACATAAACATGGACTCTGGCCCTGTTGCTACTTTCTCTGTCCACGAGTATTTAAGACCTATG CTACCTCATCTGTATGCAAGTGAGTGGATATTCGACAAATTTAATTGTTGTATAAGTGGAGATGGACTAAGAATAGCAACCGGCTCTTACTG CAATCAATTTCGCGTGTTTAGCTGTGCTGGGGAAAACTGCGAGGAGACTACATTGGAAGCAAGTACAAATCCAATGAG GAGTCGAGTCGGAAACCCTCCGGGGCCTTTGAGGTGGTTGAGCGATTCAACACATGTTGTCCAACCAG GATTAGAAAGCCCAGGGGCCGACACCAGTGAGAACTCATATGAAAATTCATATGAGGACTCGCATGATTTTTCTAACAAGTTGCTCCATTTAGCATGGCACCCAACGGACAATATAATCGCCTGCGCTGCTGCATCTAGCTTGTACATGTTCTCTGCTTAG
- the LOC109718918 gene encoding probable protein arginine N-methyltransferase 1, translating to MGRRKGGNKSPASLSQKSSSSNGPPEEEEATTTTTMSIAGAEAAATEAETEVAEEAMDERTGSSNLEDSSEYPALIGGDKTSADYYFDSYSHFGIHEEMLKDVVRTKTYQNVIYQNSFLFKNKVVLDVGAGTGILSLFCAKAGAKHVYAIECSQMADMAKEIVQANGFSNVITVLKGKVEEIDLPVAHVDVIISEWMGYFLLFENMLNTVLYARDKWLVNGGVVLPDKASLYLTAIEDAEYKEDKIEFWNSVYGFDMSCIRKQAVMEPLVDTVDQNQIVTNCQLLKTMDISRMAPGDASFTAPFKLVAEQNDYIHALVAYFDVSFTKCHKLMGFSTGPRSKTTHWKQTVLYLEDVLPICKGEALIGSMTVEPNKKNPRDVEIMLKYSLNGQHCQVSRTQYYKMR from the exons ATGGGGAGGCGAAAGGGCGGGAACAAGAGCCCCGCGTCGCTCTCCCAGAAGAGCAGCTCGAGCAACGGgccgccggaggaggaggaggcgacgacgacgacgacgatgagcATCGCCGgagccgaggcggcggcgacggaggcggagacggaggtggcggaggaggccATGGACGAGAGGACGGGGAGCTCCAACTTGGAGGACTCGTCCGAGTACCCGGCGCTAATCGGCGGCGACAAGACCAGCGCCGACTACTACTTCGACTCCTACTCCCACTTCG GCATTCATGAA GAAATGTTGAAAGATGTTGTTAGAACAAAGACATATCAAAATGTCATCTACCAGAATAGCTTTCTATTCAAGAACAAGGTGGTCCTTGACGTAGGTGCAGGGACGGgaatcctctctcttttttgtgcAAAAGCTGGAGCAAAACATGTTTATGCG ATAGAGTGCTCTCAAATGGCTGACATGGCAAAGGAGATTGTTCAAGCAAATGGGTTTTCTAATG TCATAACGGTTCTGAAAGGAAAGGTTGAAGAGATCGACCTTCCGGTCGCGCATGTAGATGTGATCATCTCCGAGTGGATGGGCTATTTCCTGCTGTTTGAGAATATGTTGAACACAGTTCTGTATGCACGCGATAAATGGCTT GTTAATGGCGGAGTTGTCTTACCAGACAAAGCTTCCCTATATCTAACTGCAATTGAGGATGCTGAATACAAAGAAGACAAAATTGAGT TCTGGAATAGTGTATATGGCTTCGACATGAGCTGCATCAGAAAACAAGCCGTGATGGAACCACTTGTAGATACTGTAGACCAGAATCAAATAGTCACCAACTGTCAACTTCTTAAG aCAATGGATATTTCGAGAATGGCTCCTGGCGATGCCTCTTTCACCGCACCATTTAAGCTTGTGGCTGAGCAAAATGATTATATCCACGCTCTTGTGGCATACTTCGATGTCTCTTTCACCAAATGCCATAAGTTGATGGGGTTCTCAACAG GGCCGAGGTCGAAGACTACTCATTGGAAGCAAACTGTTCTCTACCTTGAGGATGTTCTACCCATCTGCAAGGGAGAAGCATTGATTGGGAGCATGACCGTCGAGCCCAACAAGAAGAATCCTCGCGACGTGGAGATAATGCTCAAATACTCCCTAAATGGGCAGCATTGCCAGGTCTCAAGAACTCAGTATTATAAAATGCGGTGA